A part of Setaria viridis chromosome 8, Setaria_viridis_v4.0, whole genome shotgun sequence genomic DNA contains:
- the LOC117866401 gene encoding LOW QUALITY PROTEIN: putative disease resistance protein RGA3 (The sequence of the model RefSeq protein was modified relative to this genomic sequence to represent the inferred CDS: substituted 1 base at 1 genomic stop codon), translating to MAAVLDAMAPYVLKLITDMAEEEVSMLRGVSGEITRLEDNMKGIRAFLEDAERRRLTDQSVQRWVRKLKDAMYDATDIIDECQLEAADKQRGSTEDGSTVKKKVSTGCFQPLLFCLRNPVFAHKIGSRIKELNQRLDDIHKEADRFKFSINLGSNLEPRKLTDAERSMXKTTSEFDESAIVGEKVEQDTRELAQLLITGGLHDIKVVSIVGTGGMGKTTLAQKIFNEVTIQEHFKVKVWLSITQHFNEIELLKTAIEHAGGVHGGTQDKTLLTRTLTKTLSTGRFLLVLDDVWCNQAWSHVLSVPVKNASQKQQGNWVLITTRSEDLAQRMGASFYQHRVSPLNEEDAWSLLTKQLPPSPNQVTGIDYLRDVGMKIVRKCDGLPLAVKVMGGLLSTRSRSEREWEAVLDHHAWSVVGLPKELDSRIYLSYEDLSSQQKQCFLYCSLFPKGTHILWRHVIPMWISEGFIQPHANRSSSDDDQLEEIATEYYKELIRRNLIECNPFNQYMCTMHDVVHSFAEFIAREESLVVQDMQVTSGSNDILVRHLSIGPTSLVSGLAALQKQSVRTLFINSKIDFELNSFSMLRVLSIHGGDCDWLLDSLCQLRHLRYLGLEGTNISRLPDNINNMKFLQHIVLQGSVLFENLPRTIIQMVHLRTLNMYQYQSNGNMVIPKEFGRLQNLRTLDGFQVHMDMDGGWCSLEEIGPLSKLKRLGLHGLEDVSASSLAETAKISSKEHLEYMHLRWSSSGFMELRDEIKKQQQQEVVEEVLEKLCPPPRIDHLHIQGYFGRTLPNWMMVVEACAFKSLSILCLLYLPCCTKLPDGLRRLPSLKTLAIMDAPAIKSIGSEFQASSSSSTVGGGVTESTSAAFPNLTHLGLEGLCEWEEWEWEEQTVDVTAGSMAMHALERLEIVKCKLSCLPPGLANNKRHALRELQLSELSNLTSVENFPSVVELDVFDCPKLKRISGLSRLHKIRIVRCPKLEVLQGVPVLDSMWLRDATMETLPGYLQAVHPRFLDLGCSRKLYESPGSSEWSKISHIGKHDIGCFED from the exons ATGGCGGCCGTCCTGGATGCCATGGCACCCTATGTGCTGAAGCTCATCACGGACATGGCTGAAGAGGAGGTCTCCATGCTACGAGGAGTCTCCGGCGAGATCACCAGGCTGGAGGACAATATGAAAGGCATCAGAGCCTTCCTCGAGGATGCAGAGAGGAGGCGCCTTACCGACCAGAGTGTGCAGAGATGGGTGAGGAAGCTCAAGGACGCCATGTACGACGCCACCGACATCATAGACGAGTGCCAACTCGAGGCGGCTGACAAGCAGAGGGGGTCTACTGAAGACGGCAGCActgtgaagaagaaggtgtcAACGGGTTGCTTCCAGCCGTTGCTCTTCTGCCTGCGGAATCCCGTGTTCGCCCACAAGATAGGCAGCCGCATCAAGGAGCTGAACCAGCGGCTGGATGACATCCACAAGGAGGCCGACAGGTTCAAGTTCAGTATCAACCTCGGTTCCAACCTGGAGCCGAGGAAGCTAACTGATGCTGAAAGGTCTATGTAGAAGACGACATCCGAGTTTGATGAGTCAGCCATTGTTGGGGAGAAGGTCGAGCAGGATACAAGAGAGCTTGCACAGTTACTTATCACCGGTGGCCTCCACGATATCAAGGTGGTGTCCATCGTGGGCACAGGTGGCATGGGAAAGACCACCCTTGCCCAGAAGATCTTCAACGAGGTAACCATCCAAGAGCACTTCAAAGTGAAGGTATGGCTCAGCATCACCCAACACTTCAACGAGATTGAGCTGCTCAAGACAGCAATCGAGCATGCTGGTGGAGTCCATGGAGGGACGCAAGACAAGACGCTCCTCACAAGGACCCtcaccaagaccctttccacgGGCAGGTTCCTCCTGGTCTTGGATGATGTATGGTGTAACCAAGCATGGAGTCATGTTCTTAGTGTCCCAGTAAAAAATGCAAGCCAGAAGCAACAGGGGAACTGGGTCCTAATCACTACAAGATCAGAAGACCTGGCCCAACGGATGGGAGCCTCCTTCTACCAACACCGTGTCAGCCCACTGAATGAAGAGGACGCTTGGTCCCTGCTCACCAAACAGCTGCCGCCATCTCCTAATCAG GTAACTGGAATTGATTACCTAAGAGATGTCGGGATGAAAATTGTCAGAAAGTGTGATGGCTTACCGCTTGCTGTCAAAGTGATGGGAGGATTGCTAAGCACAAGGTCCAGAAGTGAGCGTGAGTGGGAGGCTGTTTTGGACCATCATGCATGGTCAGTAGTTGGATTGCCTAAGGAGCTGGACAGCCGAATCTATTTGAGTTATGAGGATTTGTCTTCCCAGCAGAAGCAGTGCTTCCTTTACTGTTCACTTTTCCCAAAAGgtacacatattttgtggcgtCATGTTATTCCCATGTGGATTAGTGAGGGATTCATCCAACCTCACGCGAACAGAAGTAGTTCAGATGATGACCAACTAGAAGAAATAGCAACCGAGTACTACAAGGAGTTAATCAGAAGGAATCTTATAGAATGCAATCCTTTCAATCAATACATGTGCACAATGCATGATGTGGTCCACTCCTTTGCTGAATTTATTGCAAGAGAAGAGTCGCTTGTGGTGCAGGACATGCAAGTTACCAGTGGTAGTAATGATATTCTTGTTCGTCACTTGTCCATAGGACCAACCAGTTTGGTATCTGGATTGGCTGCTCTACAAAAACAGTCAGTAAGAACATTATTTATAAATTCCAAGATCGACTTTGAGCTGAATAGTTTCTCTATGCTAAGGGTATTGTCTATACATGGTGGAGATTGTGATTGGTTGCTTGATTCCCTGTGTCAGTTGAGGCACCTAAGATACTTGGGATTAGAGGGAACAAATATATCTAGGCTGCCAGACAATATCAACAATATGAAGTTCCTACAACATATTGTGCTTCAAGGCTCTGTACTTTTCGAGAATCTTCCTAGAACCATTATACAAATGGTGCATCTCAGAACTCTTAACATGTATCAGTATCAGTCCAATGGCAATATGGTAATACCCAAGGAGTTTGGTCGGTTACAAAATCTAAGGACACTTGATGGGTTCCAGGTACACATGGACATGGATGGGGGCTGGTGCAGCTTGGAAGAGATAGGGCCTCTTTCTAAGCTTAAGAGGCTTGGTTTACATGGTCTCGAGGATGTATCTGCCAGCTCGTTGGCTGAAACGGCCAAGATTAGCAGCAAGGAGCACCTTGAGTACATGCACTTACGATGGAGTAGTAGTGGATTCATGGAATTGAGGGATGAGATCAAGaagcaacagcagcaggaaGTAGTGGAAGAGGTATTGGAGAAGCTCTGCCCACCACCCCGCATTGACCATTTACATATTCAAGGATACTTTGGTCGCACGCTACCAAATTGGATGATGGTAGTGGAAGCATGTGCCTTTAAAAGCCTTAGCATTTTGTGCCTGCTGTACTTGCCTTGCTGCACCAAACTCCCTGACGGTTTGCGTCGGCTCCCTAGTCTGAAAACGTTAGCCATTATGGATGCACCAGCCATCAAGAGCATCGGGTCCGAATTCCAggcatcatcctcttcctcaacTGTGGGTGGAGGCGTCACTGAATCTACATCAGCAGCTTTTCCTAATCTGACACATCTTGGTCTGGAAGGCTTGTGCGAATGGGAGGAGTGGGAGTGGGAGGAGCAGACTGTGGATGTGACTGCAGGCTCCATGGCCATGCACGCTCTCGAGCGTCTGGAGATCGTAAAATGCAAGCTGAGCTGTTTACCACCGGGGCTTGCCAACAACAAGAGGCATGCTCTAAGAGAGCTGCAACTGAGCGAGCTGAGCAACCTGACATCTGTGGAGAACTTCCCTTCTGTTGTGGAACTTGACGTGTTCGACTGCCCCAAGCTCAAGAGGATTAGCGGCCTCTCCAGGTTGCACAAGATTAGGATCGTCCGTTGCCCGAAGCTGGAGGTGTTGCAAGGTGTCCCTGTACTCGACAGCATGTGGCTGCGTGACGCCACCATGGAGACACTTCCTGGATATCTGCAAGCTGTACACCCAAGGTTTCTCGACCTAGGTTGCAGCAGGAAGCTATACGAATCACCAGGTAGCTCCGAGTGGAGCAAGATCAGCCATATCGGAAAACACGATATTGGCTGCTTCGAAGATTGA
- the LOC140220337 gene encoding uncharacterized protein, whose protein sequence is MDMDGGWCSLEEIGPLSKLRRLTLHGLEDVSASSLAETARISSKEHLEYLELHWSSSGCMELRDEIEKQQQQEVVEEVLEKLCPPPRIHELHIKGYFGRTLPNWMMVVEACACKSLSILCLAYLPCCTKLADGLCRLPSLERLVIADAPAIKSIGSEFQASSSSSTVDGGVTESTSAAFPNLKYLSLVGLCEWEDWEWEEQTVDVTAGAMAMHALERLEIMKGKLSCLPPGLANNKRHALRELNLVELSNLTSVENFPSIVELIVCDCPKLKRISGLSRLHKIGIGRCPSVEVLQGVPSLHSIELEDGTIERLPGYLPCVNPKFLKLTCSKELHGSIISGSSSEWEKISHITKVVIYDIEDSDEG, encoded by the coding sequence ATGGACATGGATGGGGGCTGGTGCAGCTTGGAAGAGATAGGGCCTCTTTCTAAGCTTAGGAGGCTTACTTTACATGGTCTCGAGGATGTATCTGCCAGCTCGTTGGCTGAAACGGCCAGGATTAGCAGCAAGGAGCACCTTGAGTACTTGGAATTACATTGGAGTAGCAGTGGATGCATGGAATTGAGGGATGAGATCGAGaagcaacagcagcaggaaGTAGTGGAAGAGGTATTGGAGAAGCTCTGCCCACCACCCCGCATTCACGAGTTACATATTAAAGGATACTTTGGTCGCACGCTACCAAATTGGATGATGGTAGTGGAAGCATGTGCCTGTAAAAGCCTTAGCATTTTGTGCCTGGCGTACTTGCCTTGCTGCACCAAACTCGCTGACGGTTTGTGTCGGCTCCCTAGTCTGGAAAGGTTAGTCATTGCAGATGCACCAGCCATCAAGAGCATCGGGTCCGAATTCCAggcatcatcctcttcctcaactgtggatggaggcgtcACTGAATCTACATCAGCAGCTTTTCctaatctgaaatatctttCTCTGGTTGGCTTGTGCGAATGGGAGGACTGGGAGTGGGAGGAGCAGACTGTGGATGTGACTGCAGGCGCCATGGCCATGCACGCTCTCGAGCGTCTGGAGATCATGAAAGGCAAGCTGAGCTGTTTACCACCGGGGCTTGCCAACAACAAGAGGCATGCTCTAAGAGAGCTGAACCTGGTCGAGCTGAGCAACCTGACATCTGTGGAGAACTTCCCTTCTATTGTGGAACTTATCGTGTGCGACTGCCCCAAGCTCAAGAGGATTAGCGGCCTCTCCAGGTTGCACAAGATTGGGATCGGCCGTTGCCCGAGTGTGGAGGTGTTGCAAGGTGTCCCATCACTTCACAGCATAGAGCTGGAGGACGGCACCATAGAGAGACTTCCCGGATACCTACCATGTGTGAATCCAAAGTTTCTCAAGTTGACTTGCAGCAAGGAGCTGCATGGTTCCATTATTTCAGGTAGCTCCTCCGAGTGGGAGAAGATAAGCCATATCACCAAGGTTGTCATCTACGACATCGAAGATTCAGATGAAGGTTGA